The nucleotide window AACCTCCTGGTAAGCAGAGAGAACTAGGTTTCACCTTCTCATTCCCGGTAATGCAGACTTCAATCAACTCTGGGACTATTATGAGGTGGACAAAGGGCTTCTCCATTGATGATGCGGTATCCATTGCCATCACTACTTTGCATTTCCTGTTTATCACAGTTCCTTGTAGAGTCAATATATCCATATTAACCTTTAGTGATTCGTGCTATGCTCAGTTCTAGCCATCCGCTCTCTGCAGCTTGGTTGTGTTCTTTCCAATTTGGTTTCAGTATTTCTGCTAGTTCTGAAGATAAGATAAAATGATTGGTTTTCCCTGCTGATTTACTTTTCCAGTTATGTATTAGGTTTAGACGCTAAGATATGATTGGCCTGAAAGAAAACTTTGATACTAGAAATTTTAAGATTTCATCACCCATTTATGGAAGAAGTGTTATTAAAGGTACGGATAAGCACTAAATGTTGGGTGCAATGAAACTTTGGCGCTTGCCTTGCTTAGACGGCTTCAATGGGAGCACTATTAAATGTAGTATGAAAAAGCTAGTCACTAAATCTAGATGAGAAACTTAAGATTGCATCTTTCCATCTGAATCAGAAACTTCAAAACCATATATTTTTGTTCAGTTGATGTTTCACTTAAGGGGGAATTCCAGTTCCATAACATTTCCTTTGTGTTcattgttattttttcttttgcgtGTATAAGTGTGTGCGTGTGTCTATAAATacatagatacacacacacacattgctAAAGCGGGCACTTGAAATGCCCGTTGCGCGTAAAGTTCCAACAGATCTTGGTGCTTTTCTATGATTTTTGCTTTTGACAATACTAAATGGAAGAGCGAATATATTTTTCTTGTTCCATATATTCTCTATTCAAAGATTAAGTCCCTCATTTGGTTAGTGGGTATAATCAACAAGTGCCGCATCAAATATGGTACTCAATTGTTGATGCGGCACTTGTTGATTGTACCCACTAACTCAATATGGTACTCATTTGACAACAGCATATAACTTAATGTCAAATGAATGGTACTCAATTGTTTCCAATACAAAAGGGTAGAATCATCATGTAAGTTGCAGCAGTTTATGTTAAAATTAACAACCATTATGAAACCTGATAATTGTATGCTGAGAAAAAGTATTAGATTTAACAAACTGCAGAGCTAAGCTTATGGTAATTGCATGGACATAGGTTGGCCAAGATGTTGTTGGAGAACTCACAAAAGCTATGAAAAGAAAAGGAGTTGATATGCGGGTCTCAGCTCTGGTGAGTTTATCTGGTGCCACAGAGGAATATTATTCTATTTAAATAGTGTGTGAGGAAAAAAGATTTTGATAGTACTACTTATCAGAAAAGCATGTTAGTGCTGCTTAGTTGTAAAGTATTGATTTTGACTTATGTTTCAAAATGGTAGGTGAATGATACTGTTGGGACGTTGGCTGGTGGTAAATATACACACAACGACGTAGCTGTTGCTGTTATCTTAGGTACAGGGACCAATGCAGCTTATGTGGAACGGGTGCAGGCGATTCCAAAGTGGCATGGTCCAGTGCCAAAATCTGGTGAAATGGTTAGGATCTGTTCAGTGACTATTGATCTTCTTTTCTCTCCGATACTGCAGCAGGAATAGTTGCTAAATGCATCCTGTGTTTCTTTCTAGGTTATCAACATGGAATGGGGTAATTTTAGGTCATCCCATCTTCCCTTGACACAGTATGATCATGCGTTGGATACTAATAGTTTGAATCCTGGTGATCAGGTGATTGTTTATCTGCTCTTATAACTTGTAGTAGTAAGCTTGCCTAATGTTGCGATTAATTAGATGTATCTGAAGAATATTTCTGTTCATCCTAACAGATATTTGAGAAGATGACTTCTGGCATGTACTTGGGAGAAATTTTACGCAGAGTTCTACTCAGGGTGGCTGAAGATGCTGGCATTTTTGGTGATGAGGTCCCTCCAAAGCTCAAGAGTCCATTTGTATTGAGGTACTTCTTTCATTCTTTGTAGCTTCAGAATTGTCGATTAATTCCCCTTAACGCAAATTGCATTATTAAATAACTAAAAAGCTGATCTTCACTAGTTCTCTTGGTAAATTATAACATGACTTGTGTTTCGTAGTATTCATTTCCTTCATGCTTAAGGATCTTATCACTCCTTTCTTGGCTTTTCAAAGATCCCTAGAGGCTGTACAGAGCTCAAGGGCTATATTTTCAGCTAGCTTGGGAAATCCTTTTTCACCTCTCTCTCTAATCCACTGATGTGTTGAACTTGTAATTTGATTGTAATTAGATAAAAGCCTTGCAAGTCAATGTCACTTGCTCTTTACAACATGTCTGGATACTAATGAGTGTGGCCTGTGAAATATGCCAGAGCTAAGATCGATTTAGAAATCCTTCAGTTAACTTTAGTTTCTAATTCACTTGCTTCTCATGCCTTTCTAGTTTCCTTGAATTCTTGAAAGCATCTGTTTTGTTTGCTTGTGCACATTCAAACAGCCCCAGTGATAAAAATGTAAAACAATATGCAGGACACCTGATATGTCTGCTATGCATCATGACATATCCTCTGATCTGAGAGTGGTTGGTGACAAGCTGAAGGATATTCTAGAGGTAGATATTATTGCTATTCAACACTtgtctaaataaataaaaaaggttATCTTTCATTAGTGTCTTTATATATACCCGTTTATGAAAAATAGGGATCTTTAAAACAAATTGGCACTTATTAGTTTCCTCATTGCTCACGGGTATGGAATATACTATTATTTTGCCTTGACGAGTAAATTTCACGAGAACTATATCACTTCTCCTGTCACTCACGTTGAAACAAAGGCTGGAAAGATTTGAACAATGAATAGATTTTCTTTGCTGTGAGGAAAAAACTGAAGAAGTATCAGATAGTGATGAATCAAATGGAAATTTTTGTTTGCAGTAATTGCCTAGGAGTTCTACCCCTAATATAGTGCCAAACTACACATGATATATGTGTGAAACAAAATAATGTGGCAAAAGTGCTTTGTCGTAAGAAATCAATAACTGCAGAAGACAAGTGAAACTAACTTTTAAAGcacccaacttaaagctttcagaagaaaaataatttccatTTTAATTAGTATATTAGGAAAAGAAATATGTGGTACATTCTTTTGTATAGGTTATCTTTTAAGCTCTGCACAAATATGAAGGGGAAAAAACTCTTTCGCAAGATGGAAAGGAAGAACATTTGAAGGTTTAAGATAGCTCTCTTGAATTATTATAATATTTCCTGTTCATCCATAAGATCATAGAATTATCCACGAAAAAAGAAACAATGGATTTATTCCTTGGAATATGGAAAACGAGatttgagatttattgatatttgtTCTTTATCAACGATTCCTTTGAATTTTGCTATAACGTTTACTTGATCATATATTTTCATATCACCAAACATGAATTCACACTTTCTTTATTCTGCCATTTAGATATCTAATACCTCCTTGAAGACAAGGAGATTAGTCGTTGAGCTGTGCAACATCGTTGCAACACGAGGGGCAAGGCTTGCAGCTGCAGGTATATTGGGAATCTTAAAGAAGATGGGAAGGGATACACCTAGGCAAGGTGGTCCAGAAAAGACGGTTGTAGCCATGGATGGCGGATTGTATGAGCACTATACAGAGTACAGAACGTGCTTAGAGAACACATTGAAGGAATTGCTTGGAGATGAATTGGCGACAAGCATTGTTTTCGAGCACTCCAATGATGGTTCTGGCATTGGTGCTGCTCTTCTTGCTGCCTCTAACTCAATGTACCTTGAAGATAAGTCCTAGGAGTGATCAAATCCCTTTCTTGCTAGAGGAAACCACCTTTTACTCTTTATATTTTGCTCTCGagcattttcttcaatttttctccGGATTATACCATCAagcatatttaataaatttcccAGTACCTTTTTATCTCTAGGAATTTTTTCCTAGAAATGCCTACACATCTAGCATACCTTTTTAAGTCGCTTTCAGCACTGTTGGTTCTCTCTTTAATCTCTTTTTCATTTACTTTTGAAATCAAATTCAA belongs to Nicotiana tabacum cultivar K326 chromosome 6, ASM71507v2, whole genome shotgun sequence and includes:
- the LOC107807808 gene encoding hexokinase-1-like (The RefSeq protein has 2 substitutions compared to this genomic sequence); amino-acid sequence: MKKATVGAAVVGAATVCAVAAFIVNHRMRKSSKWARAMAILREFEEKCGTPDAKLKQVADAMTVEMHAGLASEGGSKLKMLITYVDNLPTGDEAGVFYALDLGGTNFRVLRVQLGGKDGGIVHQEFAEASIPPNLMVGTSEALFDYIAAELAKFVAEEEEKFQQPPGKQRELGFTFSFPVMQTSINSGTIMRWTKGFSIDDAVGQDVVGELTKAMKRKGVDMRVSALVNDTVGTLAGGKYTHNDVAVAVILGTGTNAAYVERVQAIPKWHGPVPKSGEMVINMEWGNFRSSHLPLTQYDHALDTNSLNPGDQIFEKMTSGMYLGEILRRVLLRVAEDAGIFGDEVPPKLKSPFVLRTPDMSAMHHDISSDLRVVGDKLKDILEISNTSLKTRRLVVELCNIVATRGARLAAAGILGILKKMGRDTPRQGGPEKTVVAMDGGLYEHYTEYRTCLENTLKELLGDELATSIVFEHSNDGSGIGAALLAASNSMYLEDKS